Proteins encoded by one window of Tamandua tetradactyla isolate mTamTet1 chromosome 24, mTamTet1.pri, whole genome shotgun sequence:
- the CXCL11 gene encoding C-X-C motif chemokine 11, translating to MSMKGIAIALAMLFCATIVQGVPMSKGGRCLCIGLGVTAVKMADIEKASIIYPSNNCDKIEVIITLKAHKGKRCLKPRSKQANLIIKKVEKMNFLQHQNI from the exons ATGAGTATGAAGGGCATAGCTATAGCTTTGGCTATGCTATTTTGTGCTACAATTGTTCAAG GAGTCCCCATGTCCAAAGGAGGACGTTGTCTTTGCATAGGGCTTGGAGTAACAGCAGTGAAAATGGCAGATATTGAGAAAGCTTCCATAATTTACCCAAGTAACAACTGTGACAAAATAGAAGTGAT TATCACTCTGAAAGCACATAAAGGAAAACGATGCTTAAAGCCTAGATCCAAGCAAGCAAATCTTATAATCAAG aaagttgaaaaaatgaattttttacaACACCAAAACATATGA